CGAGGTCCCCTTCTGCACGTCAACCCGAAGCCCGCAGAGCGCGCCGAGGTTGAAAACGTGCCGGGGATTCCCGCGCGGCACGAGCATCCCGCTCCCGGCGAGCAAGTAATCGACGAAATCGACGAGTTTTTCACGCTTTCGCGTATCGGACAATGCCGAAATCGCCACATCGAATCGCCCGTCCGTAACGGACGGCAATAAATCGTCGAATCGATGGTTCGCGATCGTCACGGGAACGCCGAGTTTGGAACCGATCGCGCGAACGAGATCGATATCGAACCCCGTCATCGCATGCGATCCCGCCGTGTAAAACTCCAGCGGAGCGTACGAAATATCCGAGCCTGCTCGCAACGGCGTCGCACCCCGTGCGATCGCAAAGCTCGAGCAAATCATGGCTGCCAGGACGAGCATATTCGCGACGCGATGAAGTGTAGCGCGCAATTTCGAGTTCCTCTCACGACGTACGCAGACGACACCCGCGCCCCACCTCTGTATCGGCTCCACGAGCCGACTCTTGAAGCAAGGCTTGGGCCCCGCTCTAAGAGCGAGGCCCACATCGCCGGCCACATGGTGCCAAGGGCCGGAATCGAACCGGCGACACCGCACTTTTCAGGCGCGTGCTCTACCGACTGAGCTACCTTGGCATAGGCGACCGACGTTCATTCTCAGGCGCAGGCCCGGTTACCTTTCCCAGAAAAACTCACCACCATGAACGACATTCGCGTCGGTACGATCTTAGTCGCCGAAGCCTTTCCGGAGGCGCGCCGCCCCGCCTATAAGCTCACGATCGATTTCGGAACCGAGCTCGGCACCAAACGATCGAGCGCGCAGATTACCGAACGTTATACGACCGACCAATTACGCGGCATGCAAGTGCTGGCAGTCATCGATCTCGGCCCAAAGACGATCGCGCGCTTTACGAGCGAAGTCTTGGTGCTCGGCCTCCCCGACGAACGCGGGCACGTCGTCCTCCTGCGCCCGGATTCTCCGGTGAGTAACGGCGCCAAGGGGTATTGACGCCCGCTCAGGGTTGAAAATCCACAGTAAAAAGGTAGGTTCCGGCAACCGGAAGACAACCGCGAATCTGCGGAGCATACTGCGAGGCCCGCGCCGCCGAAAGAGCGGCCCGATCGAGCGGAAAGAGTCCCGCAGAATGGTATACGGTTGCGCCGAGTACCCGGCCGGAAGCATCTAAACGAACGGCTATTTCAGCCGTACTTTCGATGTCGGTAGCCAGATCGCCGGGAATGCTGGGCGAGACGACGTTGATGGCGCGCGCGGCAACGTTCGGTGTGGCGCAGGACGGCGTTGGGGGCGCCGATGGAGCCTCCGTCGCGAGCTGGACCGGCGGCCCGTCTCCGCCCGTTCCGGCCGGCCTCGGCCCCGCGCCGGTCCCGGGCGGACCTGCCGCCGGCGTCCGATGC
The Candidatus Dormiibacterota bacterium genome window above contains:
- a CDS encoding tRNA-binding protein, coding for MNDIRVGTILVAEAFPEARRPAYKLTIDFGTELGTKRSSAQITERYTTDQLRGMQVLAVIDLGPKTIARFTSEVLVLGLPDERGHVVLLRPDSPVSNGAKGY
- a CDS encoding TonB family protein produces the protein MRSCFVTRCEPSRWRDAMHCIGMVKFTKHRILLWALGISLALHALFAWLAHDVPEVHAQEPPRPGRLTLVLRPPATPTPRPAQPPKPVAAAVRARTVLSHVPPRPAHRAKPKVVAVAGLHRTPAAGPPGTGAGPRPAGTGGDGPPVQLATEAPSAPPTPSCATPNVAARAINVVSPSIPGDLATDIESTAEIAVRLDASGRVLGATVYHSAGLFPLDRAALSAARASQYAPQIRGCLPVAGTYLFTVDFQP
- a CDS encoding ABC transporter substrate-binding protein, encoding MRATLHRVANMLVLAAMICSSFAIARGATPLRAGSDISYAPLEFYTAGSHAMTGFDIDLVRAIGSKLGVPVTIANHRFDDLLPSVTDGRFDVAISALSDTRKREKLVDFVDYLLAGSGMLVPRGNPRHVFNLGALCGLRVDVQKGTSQEIALESQSRACASVHLHPLDIRAFATDDQAFAYFAAGKSDVHVTDYPVVAYLARTQGGGTKYQVAGKQFDVVPYAIAVAKKNPAERASVTSALLALINDGTYDALLKKWGLSQGALRSAPLNAGTLFER